In Arsenicicoccus dermatophilus, a genomic segment contains:
- a CDS encoding transposase has protein sequence MPKKYDEHTRARAVRLVREQRAHYRSRTEACEAVAKQEGVAKETLRRWVAQDDVDTGAKAGVTSEEHAENARLRAEVKKLREQVEILSAATTFFAGALDSRKR, from the coding sequence ATGCCGAAGAAGTACGACGAGCACACCCGCGCGCGGGCGGTCAGGTTGGTGCGTGAGCAGCGGGCTCACTACCGGTCGCGGACCGAGGCCTGTGAGGCTGTCGCGAAACAGGAAGGCGTCGCGAAGGAAACCCTGCGCCGCTGGGTCGCCCAGGACGACGTCGACACCGGCGCCAAGGCGGGGGTCACCAGTGAGGAACACGCTGAGAACGCTCGCCTACGTGCTGAGGTGAAGAAGCTCCGCGAGCAGGTCGAGATCCTCTCGGCCGCAACGACTTTCTTCGCGGGAGCGCTCGACTCCCGCAAGCGCTGA